The Carassius gibelio isolate Cgi1373 ecotype wild population from Czech Republic chromosome B18, carGib1.2-hapl.c, whole genome shotgun sequence sequence acttaagactggttttgtggtccagggtcacatttgtcactaatgtgatcttaaatgcctTAAGTGAAGAGTGAAAGAAGAGCTctttcactcacaaacacacacacacatccacaaggACAAATTTGAAGCAAACATGCAACTAGCAACATGATATGCTTTTAAGATACATATGAGTCATCAGAATCAGTAAGGTTAGTAATATGATGGCAAGTGAATAGAATGATGTGAGATGAACGCAGATGAAAAATAGAGTGAAAAAGCTTTGCTTAACAGTAAAGAGTGATAAATAAGTGATAAGTGCTGTTCAAGTGTGTAAACATTAGAGAAAGAGACAAAGGTTGTTATATGCAATTGCTTAAAGTTGCCCAACCTTGTggcattctaaacctgtatgcttTTTTagtcagtggaacacaaaagaaaaaataaatttccAGATCATAGTGACACAAACCtgacaaaagcaccataaaattaCCATAAAATTGGTCCATGTGAGTCGTGCActgtattccaagtcttctgaagcgcAACAGTAGCTTTGTGAGAGGAAAAGACTAACATTTAATGAAGTATTTCACCCAAGATGGGCTTTAATCAAACTTGGCTATCTATGCAGcagtttattttaaatcagtgttACATGACCATGTACAAAAACATGGATGTTTCATTTGTAGTTATAACGAAAACCATTGAGctcacaaaaaattattttgtgttatccAGTGGACCATTTTTCTGACAAATGTGCAAATAACATAGCTATACAATACACATTTTGCATTTACATATACTACTGACGTTGTAAGAAAAACAAAACTGGTTGAAAATCTGTGAACATTATTCATTACATTCAGTGCAAATGTGGCACTTATAGGCAACGCTGCAGGAGATTTGACATGTTGTAAAAGAAAGTGTTGAATATGCGGAATGAAGAATGACATTTGATAGCTGTGACAGATGAGAAGATTTTCAGTGCTGCTATTGTATGTGCTCCTGTGTCTATTTTTGGTACACTGTGTTTGTGCACTAAAGCACATGTACAGAGACTTTACATTTCTGGTATGtgcttatttttttatgctcAGCCTCTCTCTTTCCAGATCTGCTTCGTGAACCTTGACAGACATACTGCTGAACGGCATGACGACAGCTATGTTAAGGTGGGCTGAGATTATCCTTCCTTTCTTTAAAGATGATGAAGATgtaggtttgattcccagggaatgcatatattgctatgaaaaaaaactttgcttgctgtggatgaaagcatctgcaaATTTTTAGACAATAACTATTAAATAGTCTTGTGTTTTGTCATTCTCAGTAAACTTTTTCATTAATATCCAAATAAATATCCATTTCCCTCTACTAGGGGTGTAATCGTTAACGAAATTCACGGTTTGGTTTGATATGACACGGTGGTGTCAAGGTTCGGTTCGGGACAGTACGGGGGTAATTGGTTACATCGCAATGTTGGAAATGTTTCTGTTTTAAACTATGAAAGTGGGCCAATGGATATCACACACAAGCAACATGCAAACTTTGCGCAATAGTTATGCCTGTAGATTTCTTAATCTCAGTCAATTCACTATAtgcagaaagtgaaagtaaaaacagAGTGACTGATTAATGACGGAGCTTTCGCCATCTGACCAATGAGCGAAAATGAGACCAATCTACTTCAGCATAGGCTGATAATGGCATATataactgttttaatttattcctttaatattttgaatattgcaTAGTGAAAAAACATGACAAGAAACATATTTCGTGATAAACGTTTTTCAAAGTCGGTGcttgaaataaaagctttttatttaattattttttagtgATGACTGAAGTCAATGCTGTTCCTACACTTCTGGGGTCCTACGCAGCTCTATAATTCATTttatagatttgtttttaaaacattttaactgaGGAAGAAATATATAACCATAATCTTTTGTTATCCTTCCAGCACATCAGTTATTTGGAAATTATTGCTAgtcaaattaattgtaattttaattgaataatataagttacttcatagtaataataacagacctaataaaaataagaatataacaggcctacattaatttaaaatgccAAATATCTTAATATTGCCAACAATTGATGTTTTTGACAATGTCTCTGGTTATCATCTAAACAAGATCATCGTCTTTAGATGCACCCCAGCAAGGGGAGGTTATTGCAGGGTCTTTTGCAGTGCATGCCCTGCGTGCCCATCCGCTAACGTTACGCCACTAGAAGATAGCAAGTTGCTTGTTACGTTGATTGAGCAGCCTTGTTGGGTGCAGTGCCACTgagaacattatatttcacacactttaaactgttttattttccaaatgtaatagGATTAGTCCAACAAATCTAATCGTTTGGTTCGTAATGCGTGCCAAACTGAAAGCCTTGTATCAAACGATTCAATATGAATACGTGTATCGTTGCACCCCTACCCTCCACCCTTCTTATTTCTAattcatttaaagttaataacAAATATAAGAATGTCTTTCATCATTTCCTAAGCGTGCAACATAAACAATGTTTCATCTAATTAAAAGGGAAATTAGAAACAATACAAATTACCAAGATAATGCAAGCAAAGACCCAAATTTATGTGACTTGAATATTAGCATAAATTTCCCCATAGAAACTGGCCTCAGTGTGCCCAGAGCTGCCACGGTTAATTGAGTCTCTCGGAGTGCGGCAACCCAAAGAAAATGAGATTCTGCTTCTCAGCAGCCTAGAGTCACCGGACTCCTGCCAGCATGACCCCAGCCACCCACAGGTAGGAAATGAATACAGACCGGAACATCTGACATAATTTTACAGCTTACAGTCTGCCTGGTTgaactgtgtttgtgtttatgtatgtgtatctCAGAGGCAGAAAACAGCGGATGTCTGTCTGGTGCATTGCTCCTGTGGGCGCCGCCCAACCCAAACCAACAGTGTCATTTTTGAGATCAACAAATTCCTGATTGGACTACAGTCAGGGCAAGAGAGACAGAGGCATGGCCGATTGGCTGGTCAGCGGGCTACTGAAGATGACACCAATCGCTCTGTGTCATCGATAGAAGAAGACTTCCTCACTGCCTCTGAACAGCTTGGGGAAGACAGTGAGGATGACCCATTCAGAAATGGTAAACACTGCATCCATCTACCAGAAATCCAATTCCACCCAGAAATCCAGTCATTGTAGTTCCATATCTTATCTTTTGTGTAGTATTTTCTTTGTCCTTGCTGCTCATATGTAATGAGAAAACTCAACTTTAGGCCAGCTCTGGCACTTTCACTGCACCTTCCCTCCTGTCCACCTTTGAATAGACAGAAAATTGCTTGAATTGTGGATTAAAGAGCATTCAGCCATTTACGTTTTCTCAGGTTCTGTGAGCCTGCTCCGATAAGAGTGGCTCTATTTGGCAGTGTTTCCACGCCAAGTCTATTTCTTAGTTTAGTAACACAAAGTATCCCTAGTCGGTACCAATGAGATTATGGTTTTCAAAACAACTTGGGCATGTCACATAAATGTGCATccataaaaaagcaaataaataaagtctttaGTTTTGCTTTTGGGAATAATTTGGATTTCCACCTTTAGTCTAGGTTGCACTGTTTATAATAATCTGAACTGCAATCTGCTATAGTTATTAGATACAAAGTAACCAAGCAACAGCATGGATGCACAAGGACATAGAGCAGTGAAACAATTAATTCATTTCAGTCTATGTTAATAAGTATGTgtgtgacagagaaagagagacaaatgGGAAGAATAACTAAACATGGTATGAAGGTTGTTTTGGGGAATATGCCATGGAAGGCTTCTTAACAAAGAAGCACTGTCtccaaatgttttgtgaattttcTTTGTACATGTCTGAATGCTTGTTTGTCTTTAGCTTAGTAACATTATTCTGTGCTACTGCTTTGGCCTCTAACAGTAAGCCAAACTTATGAATGTCTACATGTGGCGACACTCGCCCCTAGTTTTATATTAAAGAGACAAGATAAACTGGGCTCTGCTGGGCTAATCTATAATTAATATCTCATATGAAATTAGAAGTAACACTGTGTGAAGGTTATGCTGTCCCTCAGAGACAATACAATATTCATAATCATATCAGCCCAGATATAGATCTGCATTTGTATGGTCTTGGTTATGGAAAAGGAAAAATGGATACAAATACAACAGTGTGCTATGGATAGCTCTGACTGGACCCTCACTATATCCATTGGACGTAGCAGGCGACAGAAGAAGATAAATCTTGAAACTTTTTACCTCCTTTCTCAGTTTTGTCCCTTATTTTCATCTCCTTCTCCATATCTCTGACTTGGCTTGTCAGTGGGCTTCATTTACATGTGTATTAAATTTGACTTTTTGTATAGGATTATGCAGATGCCTGGCTTTAATCTATTTCCTCTCTCTGTGCCCCCACACCATTTCTCAACCAACCCTGCAACATGTCTTTCTTTCTCCAGATTCTGAGATTTCTATCATGCCCGAGTCAGTTAAGATGTTGAGAGCAGCCCACGCTCAAAGAAGGAGTGAAATAGAGAGAGAGGATAGTGAGGACTCCGAGACCCTCTGCACCTCTTCCAACTCCCAAAAGCTTTCAAGAACATATTCCGCCCCCTCAAGAGGCCCATCTGCTACCCCCAAAAAAGTCAGTCGTCACACCAGCGAGTCAGCTGGTCACTATGCTACCAATCTGGCTGAGTCAGTCCTGCAGGATGCTTTTATTCATTTGTCACAAGATGAACCTTCTTTTGTCACAGAGGCAGCAGTGAGTGTGTCCACCACCTCGCAGAACTCAAGTGATATAAGCCATTCCAGTGAGGAGCCACTGAGGGCTCGAGcctgctcttttgaacttcctaAAATCGTAATTGTCCAGAGTCCTGACAACAGTGAGGAGGTAACAGAGTGGCCAGAAGCTCGGTCACATGGGACATCAGTGCAGGATAATGGAAATAGgaccaaaacaataaacaactcaGCAATTGGACACGCCACCAAGCCAGTGGAAATAGCTTTGGCATGTGCTGCGAGTGTCATTGGTACCATTACCACCCCTCAGGTCACTGAACAACTCACACTGGAGTCAGGAGAAGAAGATGAGTGTGAGCATAAAGAAAAAGAGAGTGAGACCGAACAAGGGGAGTATTCATTTTCCTCTGCAGTATGTGGAATGTCTCAGGTCGCTGGAGCCGTAGCCGCTGTAGATCTAGCAGATGACTCTGGGGATAGTGATGACTCAACAGACGTCTACTCTGCCTCTATCGGACTTCTGTCAGTTGCCCAAGCTTCAACTGCAGTGCCTCTCCACTGTAGCATTGCAGAGGGCACCAGCGTCGAGGCTTTCAGAGCCAATGTTGCTGAAGTTCTCCTCAGGGAAGCTTCAGCTGTACTCACCCACAGACAAAGTTACTCAAGCATTGCAAACTTCCTTGAGACCACACATAACAAAATAGTGGATGGTATCACAATTCCAAGAAGGCCCTATCAGGAACAACAGGATCTTGATAACTTTACCCAGGAAATATCAGATAATATCTTTCAGTATGCCCTTGAAAAGGCTGAAAAGAGAAAAGAGCTTGAGGGTCCTGGCAAAGATGCCCCAAACATCGAGGGTTTCCTCTTGGATTGTGTGAATAATTTGATCTTTGATATCTTATGTGTAACATCAAGGAAAATCAGTGACATTTCAAACTGTAACATGGGATCATATGACAGGCATGAAGGCAGCATCACCTTTAGGGAGTATGAGGCTGATACCAAGTCTGGAAGAGAAGCATTGAGCCAATTACATTATTTGATCGAGCCAAACCAGGCTTATAATCATGGCGAGAGGCGAAGCAGTGTGGAGAAGTTGTCTGCTCTcatagggaagagagagagagagcaaaagcaaGTACAGGAAGAGAGGGAAAGTGAGCCAAAACTGAAAGAAACCTACAGACTTACTCTGAACAGAGTGACAGCCACTGTGGTCAAAGGGCAGTCTGACTTGGGCAGGAGTGACAAGAACACGGACTCTGTGCTCCCTTCAGCTGAAAGCTCACCACTTCACATCCCACGAGGGAGAGCAGGAGGAGAGAGTGAGACCAGGCAGCACTCTGTATCGTCCTCTTCGGGAGCTCTTGTGGCACTTAAAATGGATTCATGCGAGTCCAAAACTCCTGTCACATGCTTTGCTGATGACTTGGCAACCACGGTGGTCTCCATGGCTACAGAGCTGGCAGCAATATGCCTGGAGAACTCCAGCGGAAAGCAGCCATGGTTCTGCGCCTTAAAGGGTGGTTCGGAAGGTCCAGAGGGACTGCTTCTGCCCTGCCGCACAGCCGCAGCCCTCCGCCGGAAAGAGACACAAAATGGCAACGCAGTCACCAAGAAACACAGACCTCCACGTCTCAGTGAAATCAAACGTAAAACTGAAGAACAGCCCGAGCTCATGGAGCGCCTGGTCAACCGTGTCGTGGATGAAACTGTCAATCTAGATGAACCTACCACTTCTGATCCATTTGCTCTCTTTGCATCAGAGGTCACAGCCAGGATAATGAACTGCCCAGAATTGAGTGTGGTGGACACTTCCAAACCTGGCCAGTCATCTCGCAGCCGCCTGCAGTGTGAGAGATGGAGCAGCAGGGGCAAAGCGTCAAGCTACGAGAGCATTCCAGAGGAGGACGCAGATCCCTCCGGGACAGCAAACACTTTGGGACCGGTAAACAGGCTTGGGCATAATTTAAGCAGAGGTAGCTCTATCTCCAAGCAATCCAGCTGTGAGAGCATTACGGATGAGTTTTCTCGGTTCATGGTGAACCAGATGGAGACAGAAGGTCGAGGGTTTGACCTTCTGCTGGACTACTATGCTGGGAAAAATGCCAGCAGCATCCTTGCAGCAGCTGTTCAGCAAGCAGCCAGTAAAAAAAATGGACACCTCAATGTGCGCACATCATCTTGTCTCTCTAAGCAGTCTAGCACTGAGAGTATCACTGAGGAGTTTTATCGCTTCATGCTAAAAGACATGGACAAGGAGAACAAGGACTACAGTATGACCAAGACCAAAGAGTGGAGTAATAGCCTATTACCCCCATCCCCTAGAACCCCATTTTGTATCCGTCAGTCTTCTGTTCCTGACAGGCgatcctcagattccagactaACTGTAAACTCACCCATCAAGGCCAATTCATTCGATGGATTTGCTCGAAATGTACATGGAGATTCACTCAACATCTATCCAACCAACTCTGTGTCGTCAACAGGACTCTGCAAGTCTGATTCATGCTTGTATAAGCGTGGCCAAACAGACCAAATCACAGACATGCTGATTCATGAAACCTGGGCCAGCTCTATCGAGTCTCTAATGCGCAAGAATAAGATAATAGCGGAGCCCTCAGAGGACAGTGTTGAGCTTGATTCAGCAGATTCGCAGCCACATGTACAACTCTTTGCTAACCGTCTAGCAGCAGACATCGTAGAGAGTGGCAAGTCCCTGCTTGGAGGCCAGCAGGATGGCATTGTTGCTGCTTGTCGGCCACAAGTTACGGTTGGAGAAAGGCGGTACGGCTTTAAGCATTCTCGTCGTGACAATAGTGGAAACCGGCCAAGTGTAGAGCATCTGGAAAATTGCGGTAGCTCTCAAAGTTCGTCC is a genomic window containing:
- the sphkap gene encoding A-kinase anchor protein SPHKAP isoform X3; this translates as MFEGSEYVDTQEVKSESPLGSSVSACRKVLCSNSVLDSSEYWLKNDKALCRTGFLEDQQDGGCPTICFVNLDRHTAERHDDSYVKKLASVCPELPRLIESLGVRQPKENEILLLSSLESPDSCQHDPSHPQRQKTADVCLVHCSCGRRPTQTNSVIFEINKFLIGLQSGQERQRHGRLAGQRATEDDTNRSVSSIEEDFLTASEQLGEDSEDDPFRNDSEISIMPESVKMLRAAHAQRRSEIEREDSEDSETLCTSSNSQKLSRTYSAPSRGPSATPKKVSRHTSESAGHYATNLAESVLQDAFIHLSQDEPSFVTEAAVSVSTTSQNSSDISHSSEEPLRARACSFELPKIVIVQSPDNSEEVTEWPEARSHGTSVQDNGNRTKTINNSAIGHATKPVEIALACAASVIGTITTPQVTEQLTLESGEEDECEHKEKESETEQGEYSFSSAVCGMSQVAGAVAAVDLADDSGDSDDSTDVYSASIGLLSVAQASTAVPLHCSIAEGTSVEAFRANVAEVLLREASAVLTHRQSYSSIANFLETTHNKIVDGITIPRRPYQEQQDLDNFTQEISDNIFQYALEKAEKRKELEGPGKDAPNIEGFLLDCVNNLIFDILCVTSRKISDISNCNMGSYDRHEGSITFREYEADTKSGREALSQLHYLIEPNQAYNHGERRSSVEKLSALIGKREREQKQVQEERESEPKLKETYRLTLNRVTATVVKGQSDLGRSDKNTDSVLPSAESSPLHIPRGRAGGESETRQHSVSSSSGALVALKMDSCESKTPVTCFADDLATTVVSMATELAAICLENSSGKQPWFCALKGGSEGPEGLLLPCRTAAALRRKETQNGNAVTKKHRPPRLSEIKRKTEEQPELMERLVNRVVDETVNLDEPTTSDPFALFASEVTARIMNCPELSVVDTSKPGQSSRSRLQCERWSSRGKASSYESIPEEDADPSGTANTLGPVNRLGHNLSRGSSISKQSSCESITDEFSRFMVNQMETEGRGFDLLLDYYAGKNASSILAAAVQQAASKKNGHLNVRTSSCLSKQSSTESITEEFYRFMLKDMDKENKDYSMTKTKEWSNSLLPPSPRTPFCIRQSSVPDRRSSDSRLTVNSPIKANSFDGFARNVHGDSLNIYPTNSVSSTGLCKSDSCLYKRGQTDQITDMLIHETWASSIESLMRKNKIIAEPSEDSVELDSADSQPHVQLFANRLAADIVESGKSLLGGQQDGIVAACRPQVTVGERRYGFKHSRRDNSGNRPSVEHLENCGSSQSSSCVRQAWRGQREVPLIHIEPDQREEASEDRGRVGPHHTEASHQIHPQSGKESETATRSRLWTVKEALGQN
- the sphkap gene encoding A-kinase anchor protein SPHKAP isoform X1, which gives rise to MFEGSEYVDTQEVKSESPLGSSVSACRKVLCSNSVLDSSEYWLKNDKALCRTGFLEDQQDGGCPTICFVNLDRHTAERHDDSYVKKLASVCPELPRLIESLGVRQPKENEILLLSSLESPDSCQHDPSHPQRQKTADVCLVHCSCGRRPTQTNSVIFEINKFLIGLQSGQERQRHGRLAGQRATEDDTNRSVSSIEEDFLTASEQLGEDSEDDPFRNDSEISIMPESVKMLRAAHAQRRSEIEREDSEDSETLCTSSNSQKLSRTYSAPSRGPSATPKKVSRHTSESAGHYATNLAESVLQDAFIHLSQDEPSFVTEAAVSVSTTSQNSSDISHSSEEPLRARACSFELPKIVIVQSPDNSEEVTEWPEARSHGTSVQDNGNRTKTINNSAIGHATKPVEIALACAASVIGTITTPQVTEQLTLESGEEDECEHKEKESETEQGEYSFSSAVCGMSQVAGAVAAVDLADDSGDSDDSTDVYSASIGLLSVAQASTAVPLHCSIAEGTSVEAFRANVAEVLLREASAVLTHRQSYSSIANFLETTHNKIVDGITIPRRPYQEQQDLDNFTQEISDNIFQYALEKAEKRKELEGPGKDAPNIEGFLLDCVNNLIFDILCVTSRKISDISNCNMGSYDRHEGSITFREYEADTKSGREALSQLHYLIEPNQAYNHGERRSSVEKLSALIGKREREQKQVQEERESEPKLKETYRLTLNRVTATVVKGQSDLGRSDKNTDSVLPSAESSPLHIPRGRAGGESETRQHSVSSSSGALVALKMDSCESKTPVTCFADDLATTVVSMATELAAICLENSSGKQPWFCALKGGSEGPEGLLLPCRTAAALRRKETQNGNAVTKKHRPPRLSEIKRKTEEQPELMERLVNRVVDETVNLDEPTTSDPFALFASEVTARIMNCPELSVVDTSKPGQSSRSRLQCERWSSRGKASSYESIPEEDADPSGTANTLGPVNRLGHNLSRGSSISKQSSCESITDEFSRFMVNQMETEGRGFDLLLDYYAGKNASSILAAAVQQAASKKNGHLNVRTSSCLSKQSSTESITEEFYRFMLKDMDKENKDYSMTKTKEWSNSLLPPSPRTPFCIRQSSVPDRRSSDSRLTVNSPIKANSFDGFARNVHGDSLNIYPTNSVSSTGLCKSDSCLYKRGQTDQITDMLIHETWASSIESLMRKNKIIAEPSEDSVELDSADSQPHVQLFANRLAADIVESGKSLLGGQQDGIVAACRPQVTVGERRYGFKHSRRDNSGNRPSVEHLENCGSSQSSSCVRQAWRGQREVPLIHIEPDQREEASEDRGRVGPHHTEASHQIHPQSGKESETATRSSSDKDRASSVVTAPSAGVEVERRSLSASSEESGSGSWAQIAPEDDPQEETTSSFIQLSEGNGNSSASSLGLADLEGFLDYTISSNLISEDRERKASHCQDQTDEVTSGLSTAGSSCQRELLVLNFDVDSECVDGELRAALQWIAASELGVSALYFRRTQEHNLTKLHRVVQLAGQKAWRVGDLFSAVAQFCQLHQDLEHRGRPVPSLFDWILKTKR
- the sphkap gene encoding A-kinase anchor protein SPHKAP isoform X2 — protein: MFEGSEYVDTQEVKSESPLGSSVSACRKVLCSNSVLDSSEYWLKNDKALCRTGFLEDQQDGGCPTICFVNLDRHTAERHDDSYVKKLASVCPELPRLIESLGVRQPKENEILLLSSLESPDSCQHDPSHPQRQKTADVCLVHCSCGRRPTQTNSVIFEINKFLIGLQSGQERQRHGRLAGQRATEDDTNRSVSSIEEDFLTASEQLGEDSEDDPFRNDSEISIMPESVKMLRAAHAQRRSEIEREDSEDSETLCTSSNSQKLSRTYSAPSRGPSATPKKVSRHTSESAGHYATNLAESVLQDAFIHLSQDEPSFVTEAAVSVSTTSQNSSDISHSSEEPLRARACSFELPKIVIVQSPDNSEEVTEWPEARSHGTSVQDNGNRTKTINNSAIGHATKPVEIALACAASVIGTITTPQVTEQLTLESGEEDECEHKEKESETEQGEYSFSSAVCGMSQVAGAVAAVDLADDSGDSDDSTDVYSASIGLLSVAQASTAVPLHCSIAEGTSVEAFRANVAEVLLREASAVLTHRQSYSSIANFLETTHNKIVDGITIPRRPYQEQQDLDNFTQEISDNIFQYALEKAEKRKELEGPGKDAPNIEGFLLDCVNNLIFDILCVTSRKISDISNCNMGSYDRHEGSITFREYEADTKSGREALSQLHYLIEPNQAYNHGERRSSVEKLSALIGKREREQKQVQEERESEPKLKETYRLTLNRVTATVVKGQSDLGRSDKNTDSVLPSAESSPLHIPRGRAGGESETRQHSVSSSSGALVALKMDSCESKTPVTCFADDLATTVVSMATELAAICLENSSGKQPWFCALKGGSEGPEGLLLPCRTAAALRRKETQNGNAVTKKHRPPRLSEIKRKTEEQPELMERLVNRVVDETVNLDEPTTSDPFALFASEVTARIMNCPELSVVDTSKPGQSSRSRLQCERWSSRGKASSYESIPEEDADPSGTANTLGPVNRLGHNLSRGSSISKQSSCESITDEFSRFMVNQMETEGRGFDLLLDYYAGKNASSILAAAVQQAASKKNGHLNVRTSSCLSKQSSTESITEEFYRFMLKDMDKENKDYSMTKTKEWSNSLLPPSPRTPFCIRQSSVPDRRSSDSRLTVNSPIKANSFDGFARNVHGDSLNIYPTNSVSSTGLCKSDSCLYKRGQTDQITDMLIHETWASSIESLMRKNKIIAEPSEDSVELDSADSQPHVQLFANRLAADIVESGKSLLGGQQDGIVAACRPQVTVGERRYGFKHSRRDNSGNRPSVEHLENCGSSQSSSCVRQAWRGQREVPLIHIEPDQREEASEDRGRVGPHHTEASHQIHPQSGKESETATRSRNGNSSASSLGLADLEGFLDYTISSNLISEDRERKASHCQDQTDEVTSGLSTAGSSCQRELLVLNFDVDSECVDGELRAALQWIAASELGVSALYFRRTQEHNLTKLHRVVQLAGQKAWRVGDLFSAVAQFCQLHQDLEHRGRPVPSLFDWILKTKR